In Streptomyces sp. NBC_00448, the following are encoded in one genomic region:
- a CDS encoding esterase/lipase family protein has product MAAQSSESEPEPGPTPEEPPGDSHWNRIPGHALWSSSLWSGHSAELAKVAAIDLALFAGHLLLYPTGILPERIPTPPRPPDDHDGPDGSDSSDSSDSSKATRTRRPGRATPLPAESRTESRTESRAEGPSEGRDQPPVLLLHGFVDNRSAFTLLRRSLLRHGWTRVQALNYSPLTGDIRTAAAMLGPHIERVCAESGHAQVDIVGHSLGGLVARYYVQCLGGDARVRNLVTMGTPHSGTRAVPALAPHPLARQMRPGSPVLEELAGPAPGCRTRFVAFWSDLDEFMIPAESARLEHPDLSTANIKVRGIGHLALPVHGSVAAEIRQALSGPGPLPDAIDAA; this is encoded by the coding sequence ATGGCAGCCCAGTCCTCGGAAAGCGAGCCGGAGCCGGGGCCGACACCGGAGGAGCCCCCCGGCGACAGCCACTGGAACCGCATCCCCGGTCACGCGCTGTGGAGCAGTTCACTGTGGAGCGGGCACAGCGCCGAGCTGGCCAAGGTCGCCGCCATCGACCTCGCCCTGTTCGCCGGGCACCTGCTGCTGTATCCGACCGGAATACTGCCCGAGCGCATCCCCACGCCGCCGCGCCCGCCGGACGACCACGACGGCCCTGACGGCTCCGACAGCTCCGACAGCTCCGACAGCTCCAAGGCCACCCGTACTCGGCGCCCCGGCCGCGCCACACCACTCCCCGCCGAGAGCCGCACCGAGAGCCGCACCGAGAGCCGCGCCGAGGGGCCCTCCGAAGGCCGCGACCAGCCCCCGGTCCTGCTCCTGCACGGCTTCGTCGACAACCGCTCGGCCTTCACCCTGCTGCGCCGCTCACTGCTGCGGCACGGCTGGACCCGCGTCCAGGCGCTGAACTACTCCCCGCTGACCGGCGACATCCGCACCGCCGCCGCGATGCTCGGCCCGCACATCGAGCGGGTCTGCGCCGAGTCCGGGCACGCGCAGGTGGACATCGTCGGGCACAGCCTGGGCGGCCTGGTCGCCCGCTACTACGTCCAGTGCCTGGGCGGTGACGCCCGGGTGCGCAACCTGGTCACCATGGGCACCCCGCACTCCGGCACCCGCGCGGTGCCCGCGCTCGCCCCGCACCCGCTGGCCCGCCAGATGCGGCCGGGTTCGCCGGTGCTGGAGGAACTGGCGGGCCCCGCCCCGGGCTGCCGGACCCGGTTCGTGGCCTTCTGGAGCGACCTCGACGAGTTCATGATCCCCGCCGAGTCGGCGCGCCTCGAACACCCGGACCTTTCCACCGCGAACATCAAGGTGCGCGGAATCGGACACCTCGCCCTCCCCGTGCACGGCTCGGTGGCCGCCGAAATCAGGCAGGCACTGTCCGGTCCGGGGCCGCTGCCCGACGCGATCGACGCCGCATAA
- a CDS encoding cobalamin B12-binding domain-containing protein codes for MGVSGPIRVVVAKPGLDGHDRGAKVIARALRDAGMEVIYTGLHQTPEQVVDTAIQEDADAIGLSILSGAHMTLFAKVVELLRERDAADIKVFGGGIIPEADIPPLTELGVAAIFTPGTSTGEVVAWVKANIGQAA; via the coding sequence ATGGGAGTGTCCGGACCGATCCGCGTGGTGGTCGCCAAGCCGGGGCTCGACGGCCACGACCGCGGCGCCAAGGTGATCGCGCGTGCGCTCCGCGACGCCGGCATGGAGGTCATCTACACCGGGCTGCACCAGACGCCCGAGCAGGTGGTGGACACCGCGATCCAGGAGGACGCCGACGCGATCGGGCTCTCCATCCTCTCCGGCGCCCACATGACGCTCTTCGCCAAGGTGGTCGAGCTGCTCCGCGAGCGCGACGCCGCCGACATCAAGGTCTTCGGCGGCGGCATCATCCCCGAGGCCGACATCCCCCCGCTCACGGAGCTGGGCGTCGCCGCGATCTTCACTCCCGGCACGTCCACAGGCGAGGTCGTGGCGTGGGTCAAGGCGAATATCGGGCAGGCCGCCTGA
- a CDS encoding ATP-binding protein — protein MSETSSTTAGPEPVAPGGGSGTAQAGPDGSAAPGFEQALRPHAEDTFAGELAALAAADDRTRPARWKLSPWAVATYLLGGTLPDGTVITPKYVGPRRIVEVAVTTLATDRALLLLGVPGTAKTWVSEHLAAAISGDSTLLVQGTAGTPEEAIRYGWNYAQLLTHGPTPDALVHSPVMRAMAEGRIARIEELTRIPADVQDTLITILSEKTLPIPELGTETQAVRGFNMIATANDRDRGVNELSSALRRRFNTVVLPLPATAEEEVDIVSRRVDQLGRGLDLPAAPRGADEIRRVVTVFRELRGGVTEDGRTKVKSPSGTLSTAEAISVVTGGLALAAHFGDGVLRASDIAAGILGAVVRDPAADRLVWQEYLETVVRGRDGWKDFYRACREVSA, from the coding sequence ATGTCCGAAACCAGCAGCACCACCGCCGGTCCCGAGCCGGTCGCGCCCGGCGGCGGCTCCGGCACCGCTCAGGCCGGTCCTGACGGCAGTGCCGCGCCCGGCTTCGAGCAGGCCCTGCGGCCGCACGCGGAGGACACCTTCGCGGGCGAACTCGCCGCGCTCGCCGCCGCCGACGACCGCACCCGCCCGGCCCGCTGGAAACTGTCCCCGTGGGCGGTCGCCACCTACCTGCTCGGCGGCACCCTCCCGGACGGCACCGTGATCACCCCGAAGTACGTCGGCCCGCGCCGCATCGTGGAGGTCGCCGTCACCACCCTCGCCACCGACCGCGCGCTGCTGCTGCTCGGCGTGCCCGGCACCGCGAAGACCTGGGTCTCCGAACACCTCGCCGCCGCGATCAGCGGCGACTCCACCCTCCTGGTCCAGGGCACCGCGGGCACCCCGGAAGAGGCGATCCGCTACGGGTGGAACTACGCACAGCTGCTCACCCACGGCCCCACGCCCGACGCCCTCGTGCACAGCCCGGTGATGCGCGCGATGGCCGAGGGCCGGATCGCCCGGATCGAGGAGCTGACCCGCATCCCGGCCGACGTGCAGGACACCCTCATCACCATCCTTTCCGAGAAGACCCTGCCGATACCGGAGTTGGGCACCGAGACCCAGGCCGTGCGCGGCTTCAACATGATCGCGACCGCCAACGACCGCGACCGCGGGGTCAATGAACTGTCGAGCGCCCTGCGCCGCAGGTTCAACACCGTGGTGCTGCCGCTGCCCGCCACCGCGGAGGAGGAGGTGGACATCGTCTCCCGCCGGGTGGACCAGCTCGGCCGCGGCCTCGACCTGCCCGCCGCCCCGCGCGGCGCCGACGAGATCCGCCGCGTGGTCACCGTCTTCCGCGAACTTCGCGGCGGCGTCACCGAGGACGGCCGCACCAAGGTCAAGTCGCCCTCCGGGACGCTCTCCACGGCCGAGGCGATCTCCGTCGTCACCGGTGGGCTCGCGCTCGCCGCGCACTTCGGCGACGGGGTGCTGCGCGCGAGCGACATCGCCGCCGGAATCCTCGGCGCGGTCGTCCGCGACCCGGCCGCGGACCGGCTGGTCTGGCAGGAATACCTCGAAACGGTGGTCCGCGGGCGCGACGGCTGGAAGGACTTCTACCGGGCCTGCCGCGAGGTGTCCGCATGA
- a CDS encoding SWIM zinc finger family protein — protein sequence METETRWTVDQVLALAPDATSRKAGAKLATPAPWSGTGTAGTAVWGLCKGSGSKPYQTAVDTRGPAYRCSCPSRKFPCKHALALLLLWAGGADGPMATAGAAGSEPEWVEQWVAARRKKEEADAAGAGAPRASGPADPEAARRRADRRAVRVEGGAAELEQRLADLLRGGLAGADRAGHRSFDETAARMVDAQAPGLATRVRELGAIPASGGDWPSRMLEETALLHLLARGFLGREGLPGPLVDTVRARVGFTVDSAELLAGPTVRGHWLVLAQYDTTDDLTTRRIWLRDSAAGRFALVLSFGAAGRAPQLALPVGVMIEADLAYHPSAVPLRAALGPHGTTTTPPAAVPPGTPIGPALDAYGAALADDPWLDAWPVLLSDVVPIPGPDRWQLADAAGTDAIPLNGPAPWRLAALSGGHPLTLFAELTPTGAKPLTAWSPSSPTPTPVLP from the coding sequence ATGGAGACGGAAACGCGGTGGACGGTGGATCAGGTGCTCGCGCTCGCGCCTGACGCCACATCACGGAAGGCCGGCGCGAAGCTCGCGACGCCCGCGCCGTGGTCCGGCACGGGGACGGCGGGCACAGCGGTGTGGGGGCTGTGCAAGGGCAGCGGCAGCAAGCCGTACCAGACGGCGGTGGACACCCGCGGGCCCGCGTACCGGTGCAGTTGCCCGAGCCGGAAGTTCCCGTGCAAGCACGCGCTGGCGCTGCTGTTGCTGTGGGCCGGCGGGGCGGACGGGCCGATGGCGACGGCCGGCGCGGCGGGCTCGGAGCCGGAGTGGGTGGAGCAGTGGGTGGCCGCGCGGCGTAAGAAAGAGGAGGCCGATGCCGCCGGCGCCGGTGCGCCGCGTGCGTCCGGGCCCGCGGACCCGGAGGCGGCCAGGCGGCGGGCCGACCGGCGGGCGGTCCGGGTCGAGGGCGGCGCCGCCGAGTTGGAGCAGCGGCTCGCCGATCTGCTGCGCGGCGGGCTGGCCGGGGCCGACCGCGCCGGGCACCGCTCGTTCGACGAGACGGCGGCCCGGATGGTGGACGCCCAGGCGCCCGGACTGGCCACGCGGGTGCGGGAGTTGGGCGCGATTCCGGCGTCGGGCGGTGACTGGCCGTCCCGCATGCTGGAGGAGACGGCGCTGCTGCACCTGCTCGCCCGCGGGTTCCTCGGCCGCGAGGGCCTGCCGGGTCCGCTGGTGGACACCGTGCGAGCGCGGGTCGGATTCACCGTGGACAGTGCCGAGTTGCTCGCGGGGCCGACCGTGCGGGGTCACTGGCTGGTCCTCGCCCAGTACGACACCACCGACGATCTGACGACCCGCCGGATCTGGCTGCGTGACAGCGCGGCCGGGCGGTTCGCCCTCGTCCTGTCCTTCGGAGCCGCCGGGCGCGCGCCCCAACTCGCCCTGCCGGTAGGTGTCATGATCGAGGCCGACCTCGCCTACCACCCGTCGGCGGTCCCGCTCCGAGCCGCGCTCGGCCCCCACGGGACCACCACCACTCCCCCGGCGGCCGTCCCGCCCGGCACCCCGATCGGCCCGGCGCTCGACGCGTACGGCGCCGCCCTCGCCGACGATCCCTGGCTGGACGCCTGGCCGGTCCTGCTCAGCGATGTCGTCCCCATACCCGGGCCCGACCGCTGGCAACTCGCCGACGCGGCGGGCACCGACGCCATCCCGCTCAACGGCCCCGCGCCCTGGCGCCTGGCCGCCCTGTCCGGCGGACACCCGCTCACCCTCTTCGCCGAACTCACCCCCACCGGGGCGAAGCCGCTCACCGCGTGGTCCCCGTCCTCGCCCACGCCCACGCCCGTCCTGCCCTGA
- a CDS encoding DUF5691 domain-containing protein: MGGTWEDLVGSALLGTERRRPSGVVGDAEEAAVGLLDAAAVGVVRRRAGLRPGVAGERPKTVAPDPRPELPDAARRRLEMMLTETGRSRQGTAPNLLELLPQWLATARVRGFAAPPALLPALLDIARARTDLRADALAFAGPRALWLAELNPEWKFALRAGGGAVGAASAAGDEAAQQRLWDEGLFAERVALLTRLRQTDAAGALALLVSTWRSERAEDRLMFMDALRTGLSPSDEPFLESSLADRSRNVRATAAELLSALPTSALAGRMAARARSCVSLGPDGITVEAPYECDAAMERDGVAAKPPNGRGERSWWLGQLVDAAPLSTWPARFGGRAPEQIVALPVLDDWQPDLHAAWCRAAVRQRDGAWARALLGAPSARGGPVAAIGDPAKLLAILPVDERAGWVAEFVAAHGLSEAFQMLGVCAVPWSGPLGGAVVDALDIARDGGSYPWSFSGVMGLAERCLDPAAAEQVALLSAAAEEAPNGSPGATAYWSEAFQRLTTTLRLRALMAEELGAA, translated from the coding sequence ATGGGTGGGACGTGGGAGGACCTGGTGGGCAGCGCGCTGCTGGGCACGGAGCGGCGCCGGCCCTCCGGGGTCGTGGGGGACGCGGAGGAGGCGGCCGTCGGGTTGCTGGACGCCGCCGCGGTGGGCGTGGTGCGGCGCCGGGCCGGACTACGGCCGGGGGTCGCCGGGGAGCGGCCGAAGACGGTGGCGCCGGACCCGCGCCCGGAGCTGCCCGACGCGGCCCGGCGCCGGCTGGAGATGATGCTGACCGAGACCGGCCGCAGCCGGCAGGGCACAGCGCCCAACCTGCTGGAACTGCTGCCGCAGTGGCTGGCGACGGCCCGCGTCCGCGGCTTCGCCGCACCACCCGCGCTGCTGCCCGCGCTCCTGGACATCGCCCGGGCCCGCACGGACCTGCGCGCGGACGCCCTGGCGTTCGCGGGCCCGCGCGCCCTGTGGCTGGCGGAGCTGAACCCGGAGTGGAAGTTCGCGCTGCGGGCGGGCGGCGGCGCGGTGGGTGCGGCGTCAGCGGCCGGCGACGAGGCGGCACAGCAACGGCTCTGGGATGAGGGCCTGTTCGCCGAGCGGGTCGCGCTGCTGACCCGGCTGCGCCAGACCGACGCGGCGGGCGCGCTGGCCCTGCTCGTCTCCACCTGGCGCAGCGAACGCGCCGAGGACCGGCTGATGTTCATGGACGCGCTGCGTACCGGCCTCTCTCCGTCGGACGAACCGTTCCTGGAGTCCTCGTTGGCGGACCGCAGCCGCAACGTACGTGCCACGGCTGCCGAGTTGCTCTCCGCGCTGCCCACTTCCGCGCTGGCCGGGCGGATGGCGGCCCGCGCCCGTAGCTGCGTGTCGCTCGGCCCCGACGGCATCACCGTCGAAGCGCCGTACGAGTGCGACGCGGCCATGGAGCGGGACGGGGTGGCCGCGAAGCCGCCCAACGGAAGGGGCGAACGCTCCTGGTGGCTGGGCCAGTTGGTGGACGCCGCCCCGCTGTCGACCTGGCCGGCGCGGTTCGGCGGGCGCGCCCCGGAGCAGATCGTCGCCCTCCCGGTGCTGGACGACTGGCAGCCCGACCTGCACGCGGCGTGGTGCCGGGCGGCCGTACGCCAACGCGACGGCGCCTGGGCCCGCGCCCTGCTCGGCGCCCCGTCCGCGCGGGGCGGCCCGGTGGCGGCGATCGGCGACCCCGCGAAGCTGCTGGCGATCCTCCCGGTGGACGAACGGGCCGGCTGGGTCGCGGAGTTCGTCGCCGCCCACGGCCTGTCCGAGGCGTTCCAGATGCTCGGGGTGTGCGCGGTGCCGTGGAGCGGGCCGCTCGGCGGCGCGGTGGTCGACGCGCTCGACATCGCCCGGGACGGCGGGAGTTACCCGTGGAGCTTCAGCGGGGTGATGGGCCTCGCCGAACGCTGCCTCGACCCCGCCGCGGCCGAGCAGGTCGCCCTCCTCAGCGCCGCCGCCGAGGAGGCCCCCAACGGCTCCCCCGGCGCAACCGCCTACTGGTCGGAGGCGTTCCAGCGCCTGACCACCACGTTGCGCCTGCGCGCGCTGATGGCCGAGGAGTTGGGGGCGGCCTGA
- a CDS encoding M23 family metallopeptidase has protein sequence MNQRHPSEYASDHDAHAYDAYSSGSYPTVGTTYADDTTGSYSYAQIPQQAAAPYDQQYAYGYDQGAAQQPQPGYDPNGYDTGTYAVGGYDTGSYDTGGYATYDPYAATGTTTGTGTTYYDTGTYDTTAWQTTQQPAYPQQQEWESGAYTAYGYGYGYGYDSSGDTGVYEQVSAPFTTSESYEAPAGYSATAYGSGYQQAAEPGSATATMATVSPVAPETAPDDTALLGEEFALGTPDDEPVRHDFTDDEVPTARSRRRKPAKRSALLTVGVPSVAVMGVAAVGAAAFGGVGVARDTSKTTTEEAAGKAPTTQLDRQLSGVSRDADDFASRASRSQERVDLKDRQAAAKKAADEAAARKEALRPKFVLPVKQKGLSAYFGQSGEHWMALHTGIDFPVQVGTPVMAVTDGTVRTQWNSSYGNMAIVTAPDGTETWYCHLSSTKIRSGTVKAGTVIAYSGNTGNTTGPHLHLEVRPHGGTPIDPLPWLLSHGLDPR, from the coding sequence GTGAACCAACGTCACCCGTCGGAGTACGCCTCCGACCACGACGCCCACGCGTACGACGCCTACTCCTCGGGTTCCTACCCGACTGTCGGCACCACCTACGCGGACGACACGACCGGCAGCTACAGCTACGCCCAGATCCCGCAGCAGGCCGCCGCCCCGTACGACCAGCAGTACGCCTACGGCTACGACCAGGGCGCGGCCCAGCAGCCGCAGCCCGGGTACGACCCGAACGGGTACGACACCGGGACGTACGCCGTCGGCGGTTACGACACGGGCAGTTACGACACCGGCGGCTACGCCACGTACGACCCGTACGCCGCGACCGGCACCACGACCGGCACCGGCACCACGTACTACGACACCGGCACGTACGACACGACCGCCTGGCAGACCACCCAGCAGCCGGCCTACCCGCAGCAGCAGGAGTGGGAGTCCGGCGCCTACACGGCCTACGGGTACGGCTACGGGTACGGGTACGACAGCAGCGGCGACACCGGCGTCTACGAGCAGGTGTCCGCGCCGTTCACGACCTCCGAGTCGTACGAAGCGCCCGCCGGCTACTCCGCCACCGCGTACGGGTCCGGCTACCAGCAGGCCGCGGAACCGGGCTCTGCCACGGCCACGATGGCGACCGTGTCGCCCGTCGCGCCCGAGACGGCGCCCGACGACACCGCGCTGCTCGGCGAGGAGTTCGCGCTCGGCACGCCCGACGACGAACCCGTACGCCACGACTTCACCGACGACGAGGTGCCCACCGCGCGCAGCCGCCGCCGAAAGCCGGCCAAGCGCTCGGCGCTGCTGACCGTCGGGGTGCCGTCGGTGGCCGTGATGGGCGTGGCGGCGGTCGGTGCGGCGGCGTTCGGCGGGGTCGGAGTAGCCCGGGACACCTCGAAGACGACGACCGAAGAGGCCGCGGGCAAGGCTCCGACCACCCAGCTCGACCGGCAGCTGTCCGGAGTGAGCCGGGACGCCGACGACTTCGCCAGCCGCGCCAGCCGCTCCCAGGAGCGGGTCGACCTCAAGGACCGGCAGGCCGCGGCGAAGAAGGCCGCGGACGAGGCGGCGGCCCGCAAGGAGGCGCTGCGGCCGAAGTTCGTGCTGCCGGTGAAGCAGAAGGGGCTGAGCGCGTACTTCGGGCAGTCCGGCGAGCACTGGATGGCGCTGCACACCGGGATCGACTTCCCGGTGCAGGTCGGCACCCCGGTGATGGCCGTGACCGACGGCACCGTGCGCACCCAGTGGAACAGTTCGTACGGCAACATGGCGATCGTCACCGCGCCCGACGGCACGGAGACCTGGTACTGCCACCTGAGCAGCACGAAGATCCGCTCCGGCACGGTCAAGGCCGGGACCGTCATCGCCTATTCGGGCAACACCGGCAACACCACCGGGCCGCACCTCCACCTTGAGGTCCGCCCGCACGGCGGCACCCCCATCGACCCCCTCCCCTGGCTTCTCTCCCACGGGCTGGACCCGAGGTAG